One region of Prosthecobacter fusiformis genomic DNA includes:
- a CDS encoding ExbD/TolR family protein: protein MKLESHLPRQSPWLYITPLLNAILLLLVYFLFSSGFVIQSGITVEKPRSSSRLTGFDRAHIITLAPGNEVPMYYDGRRVNFDELTRLLVEGRAGERRVIIHHDRQAPSGRVVEVINLAQELGYEAALSTTPSPAPLAP, encoded by the coding sequence ATGAAGCTCGAAAGCCATCTGCCGAGGCAAAGTCCCTGGCTCTACATCACGCCGCTGCTGAATGCTATTCTGCTGCTGCTGGTGTATTTTCTGTTTAGCAGCGGTTTTGTCATCCAATCCGGCATCACGGTAGAAAAACCCCGTTCATCCAGTCGGCTCACTGGTTTTGACCGTGCTCATATCATCACCCTCGCCCCAGGGAATGAAGTGCCCATGTATTACGATGGCCGAAGGGTGAATTTCGATGAACTGACCCGACTTTTGGTGGAAGGGCGTGCGGGGGAAAGACGCGTCATCATTCACCATGACCGCCAGGCTCCCAGTGGACGCGTGGTGGAAGTCATCAATCTGGCCCAGGAGCTAGGCTATGAGGCTGCGCTTTCCACCACTCCATCGCCTGCGCCCCTGGCCCCATGA
- a CDS encoding zinc-dependent metalloprotease, with product MRLLLTCLVCFATFLNAAEPAPKPAPSPEPKPAPGPIPGPPPAPPEKPEVKPEPAKAPVAEKKEEKTGTKPTVTAKRKTLAEVTRGHQHITGLFEFYLDRDKGTLHLYVKKDQLGPEFIYFNQTMDGVVQAGHNRGQYGDERIFRIARTFERIEFIAENTAFYFDPQNPLSRAAKANTSHAVMASESIVADDANGYLISATNLFLRESLLMIKPIGSEGNKAVLGKLSETKTKMQKINGYPDNTAVLVEYVYENAAPSWSNDDKVKADEITDPRYVSIRVQHNLIRVPVNDFKPRFDDPRVGYFSTQVTDMTSTGSTPFRDVIHRWHLVKQKPGTKLSEPVQPIVFWIENTTPVELRDVIREATLRWNQAFETAGFKDAIVVKQQSDNATWDAGDINYNVLRWTSSPNPPFGGYGPSFVNPRTGQILGADIMLEFSFLTNRLRSQRLFTELGLASAEDETTTASSRDPHLCLDSKFAQQGLLFGNAALRLRSGTDAEMKDLTREALIKLVLHEVGHTLGLNHNFRASHLYDAVTIHQKEVTSKTGLTGSVMDYMPANIAPLGVKQGEYYITKPGPYDHWAIEYGYSEALEDPEADVKRLKKIAARSHQPELAFGNDADDMRSVGSGIDPRAMIYDMSADPVAYGSQRCELVKARLAELLTKEPRQDESWHSLTQAYITLTSESANALVAMSRYIGGVYVERAFVGQAPGTTPYVPAPKVRQEAALAAIGQYAFSPDAWSLPPDLISHLQQQRRGFDFRHEDEAPKLHERIAQLQKSLLDHFTHTDTQRRILDSALYGNEVLLPQVMSTLTTAIFTGDPAAGPNTMRQNLQSEYLDRLLKIVNSSSYLPAAQAVAFGEIERIRTILSAPPLVVTPSHALFLTYKIKRGLDQQ from the coding sequence ATGCGCCTGCTTCTGACCTGCCTCGTCTGTTTTGCGACTTTCCTCAACGCTGCGGAGCCAGCCCCCAAACCGGCCCCTTCCCCGGAACCCAAACCAGCACCGGGCCCCATCCCTGGACCGCCGCCTGCGCCGCCAGAAAAGCCGGAGGTGAAGCCTGAGCCAGCCAAGGCCCCCGTGGCGGAAAAGAAGGAGGAAAAAACAGGAACCAAACCCACCGTCACCGCGAAACGGAAGACCCTGGCAGAGGTCACCCGGGGGCATCAGCACATCACGGGGCTGTTCGAATTCTACCTCGACCGGGACAAGGGCACACTGCATCTGTATGTGAAAAAGGACCAGTTGGGACCTGAGTTCATTTACTTTAACCAGACCATGGACGGTGTCGTCCAGGCCGGGCACAACCGCGGGCAGTATGGCGATGAACGGATCTTCCGCATCGCCCGCACCTTTGAGCGGATCGAGTTCATCGCGGAAAACACGGCGTTTTATTTTGATCCGCAGAATCCGCTTTCCCGTGCCGCCAAGGCCAATACCTCCCACGCAGTGATGGCCAGCGAATCCATCGTCGCGGATGATGCCAATGGTTACCTGATTTCGGCCACCAACCTCTTTCTGCGGGAAAGCCTGCTCATGATCAAGCCCATCGGCAGCGAGGGTAACAAGGCAGTTCTGGGCAAGCTGTCCGAGACGAAGACGAAGATGCAAAAGATCAATGGCTACCCTGACAATACCGCCGTGCTCGTGGAATACGTCTATGAAAACGCCGCCCCCTCCTGGTCCAATGACGACAAGGTGAAGGCTGATGAAATCACGGATCCGCGTTATGTCAGCATCCGGGTGCAGCATAACCTGATCCGCGTGCCCGTGAATGACTTCAAACCACGGTTTGATGATCCGCGTGTGGGCTATTTCAGCACCCAGGTGACGGACATGACGAGCACAGGGTCTACTCCTTTCCGTGATGTCATCCACCGCTGGCATCTGGTAAAACAGAAGCCGGGCACAAAGCTAAGTGAGCCGGTGCAGCCCATAGTTTTCTGGATCGAAAACACCACGCCGGTGGAGCTCCGTGATGTGATCCGCGAGGCCACGCTGCGTTGGAACCAGGCCTTTGAGACGGCTGGATTTAAAGACGCCATCGTGGTGAAGCAGCAGTCGGACAATGCGACCTGGGACGCGGGTGACATCAACTACAATGTGCTGCGCTGGACGTCTTCACCGAATCCGCCCTTTGGCGGTTACGGACCCAGTTTTGTGAATCCCCGCACCGGCCAGATCCTGGGGGCGGACATCATGCTGGAATTCAGTTTCCTGACCAACCGCCTGCGCAGCCAGCGCCTCTTCACGGAGCTGGGCCTGGCCTCGGCCGAAGATGAAACAACCACCGCCAGCAGCCGGGATCCGCATCTGTGCCTGGACAGCAAATTTGCCCAGCAGGGCCTCCTCTTTGGCAATGCTGCCCTGCGTCTCCGCAGCGGCACGGATGCGGAGATGAAGGACCTGACACGCGAGGCCCTGATCAAGCTCGTCCTGCATGAGGTGGGCCATACCCTGGGACTCAATCATAATTTCCGCGCCAGCCATCTTTACGATGCCGTCACCATCCATCAGAAAGAGGTCACCTCAAAGACAGGGCTCACCGGCTCAGTCATGGATTACATGCCCGCCAACATCGCCCCGCTGGGCGTGAAGCAGGGCGAGTATTACATCACCAAACCCGGTCCCTATGACCACTGGGCCATCGAGTATGGCTACAGTGAGGCGCTGGAGGATCCCGAAGCGGATGTGAAACGGCTGAAGAAAATCGCCGCCCGCTCGCATCAGCCTGAGCTGGCTTTTGGCAATGACGCGGATGACATGCGCAGCGTCGGCAGCGGCATCGACCCACGCGCGATGATCTACGACATGAGCGCGGACCCCGTCGCCTATGGCAGCCAGCGTTGCGAACTTGTCAAAGCCCGCTTGGCGGAGCTTCTCACCAAAGAGCCGCGCCAGGATGAAAGCTGGCACAGCCTCACCCAGGCCTACATCACCCTGACCAGCGAGTCCGCCAATGCTCTTGTCGCGATGTCCCGTTACATCGGCGGGGTTTATGTGGAGCGCGCCTTTGTCGGCCAGGCGCCTGGGACCACCCCCTATGTGCCAGCACCCAAAGTCCGGCAGGAGGCCGCACTTGCCGCCATTGGCCAATACGCATTCAGTCCAGATGCGTGGAGCCTGCCACCGGATCTCATCTCCCACCTCCAGCAGCAGCGGCGCGGCTTTGACTTCCGCCATGAGGACGAGGCACCGAAGCTGCATGAACGCATCGCCCAATTACAGAAGTCTTTGTTAGACCATTTCACCCATACCGATACTCAGCGCCGCATCCTGGACAGCGCCCTTTACGGCAATGAAGTCCTGCTTCCCCAGGTGATGAGCACTCTCACAACGGCCATCTTTACAGGAGATCCTGCGGCGGGTCCCAATACGA
- a CDS encoding phosphoribosylanthranilate isomerase, producing the protein MFPDTATHPAIKICGITQEQQARDIISLGADALGINFWPKSKRYLPVEKASLWLPELRAETTLVAVLVNPDRPLLDLLIQESLVHILQLHGDESPTEVGQLLDAGAHVIKALQVRDRESLEQIGSFPCDTILLDAFNPGLYGGTGETFPWELAVIAQEQFPEKKIILSGGLTPANIREAILQTHPAGVDVASGVESAPGIKDLTMVQEFIEQARLA; encoded by the coding sequence ATGTTTCCAGACACTGCCACTCACCCCGCTATCAAAATCTGTGGCATCACCCAGGAGCAGCAGGCACGCGACATCATCTCCCTGGGGGCAGATGCCTTGGGCATCAATTTCTGGCCCAAATCCAAGCGCTATCTGCCCGTGGAAAAAGCCTCGCTCTGGCTGCCGGAACTCCGGGCGGAAACCACCCTGGTCGCCGTTCTGGTGAATCCTGATCGTCCGTTGCTAGATCTGCTCATCCAGGAATCTTTGGTGCACATTCTCCAACTTCATGGAGACGAGTCCCCGACTGAAGTGGGGCAACTGCTGGACGCGGGAGCTCACGTGATCAAAGCCCTTCAAGTGCGTGACCGCGAATCGCTGGAGCAAATCGGCAGCTTTCCTTGCGATACCATTCTGCTGGATGCCTTCAATCCAGGTCTCTACGGAGGAACGGGAGAAACATTCCCCTGGGAGCTGGCGGTCATCGCCCAGGAGCAGTTTCCAGAAAAGAAAATCATCCTCTCCGGCGGTCTCACCCCTGCCAATATCCGCGAAGCCATCCTGCAAACCCACCCTGCCGGAGTGGACGTCGCCAGCGGTGTCGAATCCGCCCCCGGCATCAAAGACCTGACGATGGTTCAAGAATTCATTGAGCAAGCGCGGCTGGCTTAA
- a CDS encoding MotA/TolQ/ExbB proton channel family protein, whose translation MTELISKGGPLVWLLMACMGFSIAIFLERLAYYHRVSMNIGEFLAGLAALIRKRNYAEALQEALATRVPAGRVIHAALLRHHAPREQLKEIVQEAGQMEVPRLERYLGILNAIAHVGPLVGLLGTVIGLLDSFTNLSSANGITTPAEVARGVYQSLITSALGLVVAIPAYLCYAFLSARSRSIMHDLERAGVEIVNLIEDAKATDNIVEFRQASVEENHPQVKGRSRGQRG comes from the coding sequence ATGACTGAACTGATTTCTAAAGGAGGACCTCTGGTATGGCTACTCATGGCTTGCATGGGTTTTTCCATCGCCATTTTTCTTGAACGGCTCGCCTATTACCATCGAGTGAGCATGAATATCGGGGAGTTCCTGGCCGGGCTCGCCGCTCTGATCCGTAAGCGGAACTACGCTGAAGCTTTGCAGGAGGCGCTGGCTACGCGGGTGCCTGCCGGACGAGTTATTCATGCGGCTTTGCTTCGCCATCACGCTCCGCGTGAACAGCTCAAGGAAATCGTGCAGGAAGCGGGCCAGATGGAGGTCCCGCGGCTAGAACGTTACCTCGGCATCCTCAATGCCATTGCTCATGTCGGTCCTCTGGTTGGCCTACTGGGGACGGTCATCGGTCTGCTGGACAGTTTTACCAATCTCTCTTCCGCCAACGGCATTACCACACCTGCGGAGGTAGCACGGGGTGTTTATCAAAGCCTCATTACCTCGGCGCTCGGCCTTGTGGTGGCCATTCCCGCTTATCTTTGTTATGCCTTCCTGAGCGCCCGGTCCCGCTCGATCATGCACGACCTGGAGCGTGCAGGTGTGGAGATCGTTAACCTTATCGAGGACGCTAAAGCTACCGATAACATCGTGGAATTCCGGCAAGCCAGTGTGGAGGAGAATCATCCTCAAGTGAAAGGACGCTCGCGCGGGCAGCGTGGTTGA